A genomic window from Emys orbicularis isolate rEmyOrb1 chromosome 8, rEmyOrb1.hap1, whole genome shotgun sequence includes:
- the GFI1 gene encoding zinc finger protein Gfi-1, giving the protein MPRSFLVKSKKAHSYHQPRSPDEDYSLRLESIPGETGLCSSGLRDPEPLRGRSSPESHLSEAVDGASDSAPSCEGSVCDRASEFEDFWRPPSPSVSPASERSVCPSLDEAPPFSVPFKPYAWSTLGSSELRHLVQNYRPCPTLERSSALGLFCERSSESALFGTDCGSALRLYSDFSSPGLGLFERPSAATPGLYAEAQPGLQQEKGPGGIKVESELLCRPLLISTGSYKCVKCSKVFSTPHGLEVHVRRSHSGTRPFACDMCGKTFGHAVSLEQHKTVHSQERSFDCKICGKSFKRSSTLSTHLLIHSDTRPYPCQYCGKRFHQKSDMKKHTFIHTGEKPHKCQVCGKAFSQSSNLITHSRKHTGFKPFGCDLCGKGFQRKVDLRRHRETQHGLK; this is encoded by the exons ATCCCGGGAGAGACGGGTCTGTGCAGCTCCGGCCTCCGGGACCCGGAGCCCCTCCGGGGCCGCTCCTCCCCGGAATCCCACCTGAGCGAGGCCGTCGATGGCGCTTCCGACTCGGCTCCCAGCTGCGAGGGCAGCGTCTGCGACAGAGCGTCGGAGTTCGAGGACTTCTGGAGACCCCCGTCCCCATCTGTCTCGCCAG CGTCTGAGCGTTCTGTCTGCCCCTCCCTGGATGAGGCGCCCCCATTCTCAGTGCCCTTCAAGCCATATGCATGGAGCACCCTGGGCAGCTCTGAGCTGAGGCATTTGGTGCAGAACTACAGGCCCTGCCCAACGTTGGAGCGTAGCTCAGCCCTGGGGCTCTTCTGTGAGCGGAGCTCGGAGTCTGCCCTCTTTGGTACAGACTGTGGCTCAGCCCTGAGACTTTATAGTGACTTCAgctcccctgggctgggactcttCGAGCGGCCATCAGCAGCAACACCTGGCCTCTATGCAGAGgcccagcctgggctgcagcaggagaaaggcccaggtgGGATCAAGGTGGAGTCAGAGCTTCTGTGCCGCCCACTGCTGATCAGCACTGGCTCCTACAAGTGCGTCAAGTGCAGCAAG GTCTTCTCCACCCCACATGGCCTGGAGGTGCATGTACGCCGCTCGCACAGCGGCACCAGACCCTTTGCCTGTGACATGTGTGGCAAGACCTTCGGCCATGCGGTCAGCCTGGAGCAGCACAAGACTGTGCACTCCCAG GAACGCAGCTTTGATTGTAAGATCTGCGGCAAGAGCTTTAAGAGATCTTCCACCCTGTCCACCCACCTGCTCATTCACTCGGACACCCGGCCCTACCCATGTCAGTACTGTGGGAAACGGTTCCACCAGAAATCTGACATGAAGAAACACACTTTCATTCACACAg GTGAGAAGCCCCACAAGTGCCAGGTGTGTGGGAAAGCCTTCAGCCAGAGCTCCAACCTCATCACCCATAGTCGTAAGCACACCGGCTTCAAGCCCTTTGGCTGCGATCTATGTGGCAAAGGCTTCCAGAGGAAGGTGGATTTAAGGAGACATCGGGAGACACAACACGGTCTGAAATGA